Proteins from a genomic interval of Oceanispirochaeta crateris:
- a CDS encoding DUF1697 domain-containing protein, whose protein sequence is MKYVLLLRGINVGTSIRISMKELKTWLEELGLSNVETYLNSGNALFESESVKIDLIQLIEDTIYQKCKQRIPILIKTAPEMLSIAKAIPDDWRNDKTQQTYVAFLFEDIANENFLDDLPIKKQYLEIKHVHEVLIWNIKKENYNKSRITKLVSHSSYRKMTTRNVNTTRKLADMCRDL, encoded by the coding sequence ATGAAATATGTTCTTTTATTGCGGGGAATCAATGTCGGGACATCCATTAGGATCTCAATGAAAGAACTCAAAACCTGGTTGGAAGAATTGGGGCTTTCAAATGTAGAGACCTATCTTAATTCAGGGAATGCCCTGTTCGAATCCGAATCGGTCAAAATAGATCTTATTCAATTGATTGAAGATACAATTTATCAAAAATGCAAACAAAGAATACCTATCCTTATTAAGACCGCTCCAGAAATGTTGAGTATAGCCAAAGCGATACCCGATGATTGGCGAAATGATAAAACTCAGCAGACATATGTTGCCTTCCTGTTTGAAGATATTGCCAATGAGAATTTCCTTGATGATTTACCTATTAAAAAACAATATTTAGAAATAAAGCATGTTCATGAGGTTCTCATCTGGAATATAAAAAAGGAAAATTACAATAAGAGTCGGATTACTAAACTTGTAAGCCATAGTTCTTACCGTAAAATGACGACTCGAAATGTGAATACAACAAGAAAACTGGCAGACATGTGCCGTGATTTATGA
- a CDS encoding cyclase family protein produces MKLIDLTQTLKPSMPVYPGTEPPIFVKSNTIDDDGFAEKKITMYSHTGTHVDSPAHMLKEKSTLDQLDIDTYRGNAFVINVSHLEGKTIEQSFIAQFEDEIKKAEFVLFYTGWDERWGSPGYFEDFPVLTVEAAKYLCSLNLKGLGFDCISVDEVGDTKMKNHKMIFSYNMIIIENLCHLRSLVGSFIQFSCFPLKIENADGSPVRAVGMIV; encoded by the coding sequence TTGAAATTAATTGACTTGACTCAGACACTGAAGCCATCTATGCCAGTGTATCCAGGAACAGAACCACCAATTTTTGTGAAAAGTAATACAATCGATGATGACGGGTTTGCTGAAAAGAAAATAACGATGTATTCCCATACGGGGACTCATGTTGATTCTCCAGCTCATATGCTGAAGGAAAAGAGTACCTTAGATCAGCTTGATATTGATACATACAGAGGAAATGCCTTTGTGATCAATGTTTCACATTTGGAGGGAAAAACCATAGAACAGAGCTTTATTGCACAATTTGAAGATGAGATAAAAAAGGCTGAATTTGTCCTATTCTATACTGGTTGGGATGAGCGATGGGGAAGCCCCGGATATTTTGAAGATTTTCCAGTGTTGACTGTTGAGGCCGCAAAATATTTGTGCTCATTGAATTTAAAAGGACTAGGTTTCGATTGTATTTCTGTGGATGAAGTGGGAGATACAAAAATGAAGAATCACAAAATGATTTTTAGTTACAATATGATCATCATAGAAAATCTGTGTCACTTACGCTCATTGGTTGGATCTTTTATTCAGTTTTCCTGCTTCCCCTTGAAAATTGAAAATGCAGATGGCTCTCCTGTTCGAGCCGTTGGAATGATTGTGTGA